The nucleotide sequence TTACAAAAATCCAAACAGAGAGAGACCCAAATCAATCATGAGAATAAGATTATCGCAAGATGTGTTGATTATTCTGGCAGGACGATGAAAGAATCCAACACAATAGCATAAACTACCCCAATAGGATACATCTAATTGAGCAAGCTCAGTATGTACAAAAGTTCTGCCCAACGAAACATGTCTAGACAAACAAGAACCTCTTTTGTTGCATAATGTTCCAAACTTCCATAAATGTATCATGATCATGTTTAAACTTATGCACTCAAAGGGCAACAACCCTTTGCCAAtttcataagatattcctttcaaattcataaCTATGATTGATACGACCAAATTGAGAATCATTATGCAATAGAGAGGCTAGTGTTTGTACAAACATATGTCATTGAGCAATTAAAAATCATCCCCACATGAACCAGATTTTTGTGAACTGGTTCTTAATTCAAATTACAGACACAATATTTTCCGGCTAAAACACAACATTAAGCATTAAGTTATTCACAGGAACCCACAAAAAACGCATAAAAATACACTTGCACGACCAAGAATTGTACCGAGTACACCGTCGAAGAATCCCACATGTAACCAACGAACAAATGTCAAATTTGCGCATAGCAAAGAGAACATGTACAAAAGTTCCGCCCGACGACACATGCCTAGACAAACAAAAGCCTTTTTCATTGCATAAGTTCAAAACTTCCATAAATTTACTGGGGTCATGCTTAACTTATGTACCGAAAGGGCAACAACCCATTGCCAGtttcataagatattcctttcaaattcatagtTATACTTGATGGTAATTTGATAAGACCAAATTGAATATCATTATGCAATTTAGAGGCTAGAGTTTTTCCAAACATATGTCATCGAGTAAATCAAAATCATCCCCcacatgaaccatatttttCAGAACTAGTTCTTAAATCAAATTACGGACACCAGAATTTCTGCCTCCAGCACAGTATCAAGCTAAAAAAGCCCCACTCGATTTGCCGTGACTGGGATTTACTAATTTCCTGTCAGATAATATATGCGAGGGCAGGGACCCATAATCGAACGCAAGGAAGAAAGGGAACCGTTACCCAATACGGGAATGGGGGGAATGGGGATAGACTGATCAAGGCTGCGAATCCTTAGATTGCTAGACTGACAGATAGAACGAAGAGAGTGCTGGACTTACATACGTTTATGATTTTCTTTCCAGAGATTATTCGTTAATGGTGACGAAGCGTCCTTCCTGCCATTACGAATGTCTGACATTCATTCCTCTTACCAGCACTAGAAGAAGAGACAAGGAAAGCGAGGGTCCCCTTCCAGTTCGAACAGTTTCGTCGGAGACGGTGAAAACGGGAACTCACTAGCTAGTGGTTCCGGAGATCTCGTTCTCTACCTCGCTGAAATTCGAAGATTCAAGAGAAGATGTAATGAATACCCATTCCACAGAGGTGACCGcctcaagaaagaaaaaaaagaagagaaaattaggAATACTGCCTGGCGCTGCAACTGCAACTGCAACTGCAACgtccctttttttatttttaaaaagcaataaataaaaccttccccttttatatattttttaacgtGTTACCGCGTAAGACACGTGTGAGTCGTAGCACTCATACAACGGTCATCTAATTTTCTTACAACTgtcattaaattttaaattttgaatttttggaaATTAAAAAGGTAAATCACTCTTTTTATTTAGAATATCAGAGCTAGAAGAAAActaaaatttcaaattaaaattcTCAAAACGACAAACAAAAGTGAAGAATAGATCTCCAGTTGGTAGGGATTTCATTGAATGGTGCAATTCATCCCCAGCAATAAAATGGATTTGGGTGAGACCCAATTAAAGTCaattcaaactcaatttatcATAAGGTGATAAACTCCTATGCGTACGGGTATAACTGTTCGAGTTTACACttatatcggatgttcaaaagAATAAACTTTTACGATGTTATCCtcggtttaaaaaaatttcaaactcaACTAGATTGATAAACAGATAAGATAAGGTTTTGCATTGagcatttcaattttttatacTGTGCAAAGAATTGTGAAGTTGGCAATAAATGcttcttgttgttttcttttgattagtaacatatatatatatatatatatatatatatatatcattcttGAAAAAGAGGTCTGTAATCTTGAAGGTAAATTTTCTCTTTATTAGACCTCTTATCAGTTCTTGATAAGCTGTATGAGTACAGATTAAGCTTACAATGCAACTCTCTAACTCTCTGAAAAGTAACACAATAATGAATGGACCTCCTCCCACAAGCCATTCTATCTATCTCAATGGCTTCTCTTCTCTGCAATGTAGTCCGGGTTCATTCCACATAATGCTTCTAGCGGAGCGTGGAAGATCCCGCGAAGATAACAGAGAAGATGCCTGCTTCTCTGTTGCCTCCAAATAGAGACTGTGCATGACTTTAGTCATATCACTACCATTGCAGTCATTGTAGCTGTGTGCTTCCTTTTGAATTGACGCAAGCCTGGATTTCTTCAAGAGTCTTCCCCTTGGTTTCCGGGACAAATTTCGCCACGAATAGTATGGTTAAGATGGAGAAACCCGAGTATACGAAGAATGTACCTGCAAACATTTGAACAAGAAGTCGTGAACAAAGTCAGTCAGTTGCAAAACAATGTCTGGtagcaattttttttcccttctttattTGTTTACCAGAGGAACTCCAGGTCATGAGGAAGTTGAAAGTGTAGGAAACAGCCCAAGCACCCGACCAGTTGACCAGTACAACCAAACTTCCACCAACACCCTTTATGTTAATCGGAAAGATCTGCCAGGAAACACAGTTTTGAGTTGTTTAAGATCAAACCCTTTTTCTGATGACAACAGTttctaccaaaaaagactttgATATGAGGATTTGAATTAACAGATTTTTGAAGTTACCTCGGACATTATTACCCAAGGAACTGCTCCCATACCGATTGAATAGGCAGCGACGTAAATCTTATTTCacagaagaacaagaaaaaaaatcagaatccTATTTGTGGAAATGAGACTTGCaggaatttttgtaaaaaattgCAGTTGGGAGTGTTTTTTACCAGTACTCCTCCGGCTGCTAACAACGGTGCCCACTCAGGAAACAAGTCATGCCCCTACAACACAAAGTTCATAAGAGAACCAGTTTTAGACATTGAAACTGAAAGCACCAGACAAAATATGAATTGGGTTCATAACAGTTCTGATAGGCATACcttaagaaagaaagaaaattctgTGAAGAAACAGCCGAAAAACGTCCCGGTTGCAGAAACCTTGACATCCAAAACAATATTTACTGCTCATCAGAATCCTAATACTCAAAAGTGATAGATCTTGAAGACATAGTGGAACTACTGGTTACCATAATAAGTGGTCTTCTTCCTGATTTATCCATTAAAATTGCTCCAACTACGGTTATAGGAACCTGAACACAAGCATAAGCTATGGTTCCAATTTTTGCAGAAGAAAGTCCTGCAATTTAAAAGAGAGGGTTCAAGTTTCAACAGGAAGTAGCGGCaggcaattacaaacataacgaGCAAGAGCCTGATTTACCAGCTGATTCAAAAGTCTGACTTGCGTAGAATCCGATTCCATTAATTCCTCCGAATTGTTGGAATATCATCAATGCCACACCAATctaaaatttgaaacatattaCACAAATCATAAACAATTGAAAATTTATGCAGACAAAACGTCTGAAACATGAAAAGGTAGATTTGCGAGCATAAGACAGCAACTCACGATTACAGAATGAATGTAGTTGCTTTGAAACAAATCCAGGAGTTTAGATTTGGGAAGAGTTTCAAGATTCTTAATGTAGACCTATAAGAGAACAAAAACATACAGATTAACACCGGATGTTTTATGAATATTAGCAGGTGATTAAGAGGTGTTCTGGTGGTACTTGAATAATAGCAGCTTCATGTGCAATATCAGCATCCTTGCCGCGGAGTCTACGTAACGCAGGTTGAAACTCCTTGTCACGGCCAACTTTTGCCTGAAACCATCAATTCCACGGTCTTATTGTCGATTCAACTTcttcttatttctttttttttcttcttttcattggAAAAGTAAGAGTCAAAAAGCTACATTTTCGTGTTGAATGCTTACCAGCCATCTTGGTGACTCGGGAATAAAGCAGAGACCAACAAGCAGGAAAATGCATGGAACAAGCCCTATACATCAAAACACCAAATCCTACAGTCATTTTGTCCACAAGTGTACTCAGAGGAACTTATGTTCTCTCTCAGACCCATAATCAAACacatcgaaggcatcaaaatctgACCACCCATTCTACAGATTCGGAATTTACCAGCTAAAGCCAGTGATCTCCAAGATATGACTGACCCAACTAAGAATGCAACAGAAGACCCAGTAACAATCAAGAGCTGTAGAACAAGAACACACAACAGAAGAAGCTAAGCAAACATTTACTTTCCAAATTGTTCTTGTAATGCATAAAACTcagtctttttctttctcatacCTGATTTAATGTCGTTAGCCCTCCTCGGAGATTCTTTGGAGCTATTTCTGCTATGAATATCGGTACCTTTGAACAAATTATGCATAAAAGATTTCAAAAAGGTGACATTCAGATTGAATGATTGGAACTACTATGGATTCATGGGTATAAGTAAATACCACATAAGAGAAAACTCCAATCCCATATCCAGTGAAAACCCTTCCCACGTCAAGTGAATAAGCTCCCTGCATTGTAAACATCTTCAGTAAATTCTATTGTTAATATTTCAAGATTTTGAAGTGCTGAGGTTGTGAATAAAAGTACCTTTGAGAAATAAACAGCTAGCCATCCAATAATGCAGAAAACTGCAGACATTCTCATGGCCTGTTTGCAAAGAAtccatattcattttttttttttttacttcacaAATTGCATATATGGTTAGGCTAGtttgaattaaaatttgaaCATATATACCCCTTTTCGACCTAGAAAATCTGCGATCCGGCCGCTTGTAATAGCTCCAAACATTCCACCAATTGTTAATACAGAGCCAAACATTGAATACTGCCATTTGAAAGAAAATCAGCTGTAATTCTTACACAGACAAAAACAGATAACAATGGTCGGAATTCAAAATGGAATTTTACCTCAGCTAGAGAGAGCTTAAGATCTTCCCTGATTGCAGATTGAGTGGGTGCTGAATAGCCCACCTGCCAAAAGAATTCACTTGAGATAAACAAACCCTTTTTTCTTATACTTTTTTCCAATAAGGTTTTTTGGGTTCCtaacataagaaaaaaaaaactaagtaaCCAAGGACTTCTCTTGAAAAGAAAACCATGGCACACTGACCCAATAAGAAAACCATTTGTGGGAACAGAATTTTTTGGattgagaagatgaagaagaagtacTTACACATGAACCAAACTCAAAAGAACCACAAACGGCAACAAAGGTGCTAAGCAGAACCATAGCCATGGATCCACCATCACCGTTATCTgcctcatcatcttcatcttcatagGCAACTACTTTCTTTTGCACAACCAGTGGCTTCTCCAAGTCTTCAAGACCATTAATTTCACCATTTTCAATATCTTTGTGTTGCCCCCctgccatctctctctctttcttaaaCGCTAATGTAGAACAGAGAGATGACAGGGTAATGCAAATAAATAGAAAGTGAAGGACTTGCTTGGATGTGAAGGAAAAATTTGTGTGTTAAGAGGGTATATATAACTTTGGCGATTTTAGAGTTGATTTAACTGTACAGTAAGTATATTGGACTGGAGAATTcccgattatcaaaaaaaaacatatgtatGCAAAGGTGAGTGATGCAATCAAGTAGatatttttcttatatatatatataagtaaatcTATTAGTTGGAACTTGGAAACCAAAAGAAGCAAATAAACAGCATTGGAAATGTGTACATGTGAGGATTAAGCTGTCACTGACGTGGGTGATTGTAAAAGCTATGTATCAATTGGAGTCTCAGTtcatattttacaaaaaaaaacacacagagGGTTGGAATCTGGAAGGAAATATCTTGAAAACAATCTATATATGTGATTTTCTGTCTTTATAAATTGGCTTTGCTTGCGTGGATCTTACAAGGATTAGGAAGATAGTCAAAAACTAATCATGTCCTTATTAGACATTGATTTGCTGGTCTGGTCTGGTCTGGTCTTCCCAAATTGTCATAatgtatatatagttatatacaatACAGCTATATGATTTATTATACATACACTACAccagatttcttttttttttctttttctttttctttttcttgatatttgcattttaaggAAACTATTAGTTTTAAGCATGAGACAATTAGTCGTGAGGTCAAACTGTATAGATTCGAAAGTTCatgaattcaattctcattgagAGCAACACGTTTATGACTGTGTACGTTGGGTTTTGGCTCCACTTACCATGTTGTTAAGTGGAAAATTGATGTGCTCTGagtcaaaaatcttattctatttacttgtctggaccctaacccggatttgatcattgtccgatttacttgtttggATTTAAACCATTCCatatttggtcaattaagtacgttcgaaatccaatccggattaaggtccagatatgtaaatatttcgtaaacacgttaTGTTGTTTGACCAAAACCGACCCGGgaccgattttttttttccactcctAATTTAAgctaataaattaagaaaaataactAGTACATGTACATGAGTCACCAACAATAATTACCAACATTATCACGAGATTGAAACAcagatgataataataataataataataataatactagaTGTGAAGAAATATACCAAGTTGATTACGacaatttgataaaatttatgATGAGGAGGCTGAGTCAGAACCAACGCAAAGGGGCTATGCTCCACAAGAGAGTTTAGGCTGAATTTGGAGAATtccaaaattaaattaaaactctCTGCAAAGCATAGCCTAAAATTAGTTACCTATACATTTCCCCAAACTATAATATTGGGTTGAAACTGGTCCAGATTAGAGTTTCTTCCATAAGCCAAATGCAGAAATTGTATAGATAAACATTAGCAGAAATACACAGGAGAGTACAAAACCATTCCAGTAATGGCACCACAAGAATCTTCAATTATTTCATCAATACATGACAACAGAACCAGAGGACATAAGAAAGATTGTATAGAATTTCAGGAAAGGGAACAGCAGCACCAGCGAAGATTATGCAAAAGCTTGCCTACAAAgaattttcatttcaatttaGAAACAGACATCTTCCCGATCTTTCTAAAATACAGTTATTCCTATACTGAAACTCTAATTTACAAAGGCAGCCTAATGCAAGGTGGACAACGAATGCTTGGAAGTCAGAAAACAAGTCCCCCCCAACTCAATGAGCTGCATTCATGACATGTGCCAAAAATTAGGAACTCTGTATTTGCTCTGATAAACAGATTTGTACAGAGCAAAAGTTTGATAAGGTATCTATATGTTCTCAAACAAACATCTGCGTATAGATACCGCAAACCTGCTAACCTTTTCTGGGTGAAAGATGACTGCACATAACCCACAACAAACAGCAGCAGTAGCAATTATAAAAATAGCAGAACGGGATCCTAAAACTGGGCTTCGGAAAACACCGCTGTATGATCTGCTCAGCCATTTCTTTTTAAGCTTCATGCTCATAACATCACGCGTAAGAAATGGTAAAGCTTCTTCATTCTTATTGGTAGAAGATGATTTCGTTGTCACTCCCAAATTACAAGTTGATTGTACCTCTAAATCctgcaaataaacaaataaaaatcagaTCAATAATTAGAGGATTAAATAAAAGCTCATGGATCAAACTGCAAGTGGATCTCTCAATTTTGCAGATATCTTGAAATCATATAAAAAAGTGATCAACATTTAAAGGCACGCACATGGCAATTCTATCGGGAAGTTCAGACAAATATCTGAAAGAAGCTACATGAGAAAGTACAGATCTCCTAGACAAGGACAGATCAGAGGAAACTCTCCATGTAATTAAGAAAAGGCAACAATATAAAATTATTCTCTACCCTCCAAAATGTGTTACATAAGAACAATACAGTATCAATATGAATGAGGTGAAGGACTCAGTTCAAACATCGACATGTATCCCAGTTCACTCCATGCAAAACACTAGCTATCACTTTTTAAAACTTTCATATGAGGACAATAGATCCACAATAACCAGAAAATTGCTTTAAAAGAAGATGATTTGCACTAGCTATCACTTTTTAAAACTTTCATATGAGGACAATAGATCCACAATAACCAGAAAATTGCTTTAAAAGAAGATGACGGCTGTTATTAGTATCCTTTAAATTAATGATCTTATTGATTAAGTAGTAAAGGTAATTTAAGCAAATGCAATTCTGATGATACCACTAGCTGCAGCAGGAGTTAGGGGCTGAGTTAAGCAGATGTAACATCAATAAAGCCTTGATATgcttcataaaaataaaaataaaaacttcaacACACTGAATGCAGTCACCTGGTTGGTGGTTGGAACAATGGAGACCGAATCACTTTGCAAACAGCTTCCTGAAATACAATCCAGCTTTGTCACAGCTTGTTCTGATCGCAAAACTAAACCATCACTTCCGCAAATATTTTGACAAAGAAGATCACTCGCATAGTCCATATGCTTCTGTAATAGCATCATATCAGCACCAATAGTGCCATTAAAGGAGCCGCTAATCTTCCTGTCATTCACAGCTATCTTTAAATTTTGTAAAACTTTAGCCAAAATTATGGTTGATTCATTGCATATAAGGAAGTCCAATAAACGATTAAGCCTCTGAATCTGTGAGGTAGTGCTCTGTTGAAGATATTCTGATGCAGGCTCTTTCAGTAACCACGCTATATCTAAAACAATTTCAGAAAACGTGTTTTGTCTTTCAGCAGAAACCTCGCAATTGTCCCATACCGAAACACCAGAAGAACAGTGAGACCGTTCTGAAAAGAACGATTCATCAAATCTTTGCTCGATGGTCTTCAATTCAAGACAAGTTTCTTTGTCCCCGATAAGTAGAGGAATAAAGTTCGACAACCCAGACTCATTTTCGACCTAGAGAAACATTAATCAGCAATCAAAATCCTTTCCTCCACATCATCTAAGTCCATAATTACATATTCTAGAAGCAAAAAGCAGGCTAGCTCACAGCAGCAATTGCCTAGGGATAGAACAGTACTGAAACCGTGGCACACAATCAAGggtataaatgtataatataACTAGAAGGCATACGCACAGGATGCATGGAAATAATTTGACAGAACAGCATTCAATGAGTGGGCAAAAACAGTATGGTCAGTTGTACCACATTAAAAAGCTcacaaatatataaaagtaaaaaatcaaTCATGATAATATTGCTGCCAACAATTCaagaagaaaatatcaaataagccttaaaataaatacaaaccAACAATAACCACCCAAAAACCTCAAAACATATTTATTCAGAATATAGAAACATCTGCAATGACCTAGAAATAATTGCTGTCTAAATGATTATCTGGGagtgaaaagaaaatttgtggaGAAATGTAACGACTACCTGCAAGAAACACTAATTTGCTCTCACCAATATGGggttgattaaaaaaataaaggagtCAGGCACATATTTGCAAGATAGGTAAGTAGCATCAATGCGTAATCTTCAAGGCGTGAGAAAAGTCCATGAAATAACAATTAATAAAGAATGAGCGCAAAATGTGAGAGATGAAAACCTAGTATAGTGAAGCACCAATTCGGTTTTGTATTCACATCCATAACATTCCCGGCCCATTCGTTCAAGAAAGGTGCAAATCTTAAGTTCTTAACTTCAAGTACAATTTATAAAACAAGGACTTCCATTTACACCAATTACCTCAATAAAAGCAGGACCAAAGTGATTTGGTTCAGTCAGACGTATATGTATCTTGCACAACTGGTGACCAAAATGACATGGTTTGTCCCCTTCACTCTGACCATGTGGAGATGCAACAGAATAATCATTTGGCAGGTAATTCCCAGCAAAAGATACTAGAAATCTGTCATCATGAACATCTTACATTACAAATTGCCTACTATTAATACTATTGCAGAATACATTTCATTACAAATCAAACATCAGCCTACGTGATATATCTCAAACTTGGAAATTGGATAACATACATAGAGGGAATAAGGAAACATATATTAAACATCTACAGTAGTCACAGTAAGATAATAAGATGAACTTGCATGATACAATGACATACGAAGTGGCCAACATCAACAAAGACCCAAAACCTTTGTCTGgtgaaatatatacatattacttACTGCCTTTTCACTCACAATatcaaacaaaaaggaaagacacCTTGcataaaaaatcattttcagtcTTCAATTTCAGATGAACATGCAATGCCAAAGCGAAGCCATCAAAGCGATCAAAAAAGTACTTAAGGAAACGATGAGAAAGAGGCCAAGATTACTCAGTACAAGAAATATAACTACGAATAAAGCACTTCAACATATcccaaaaaagtcaaagataCAACTAAGTTCTAAATTTGGATACTCTAGGAAAGCATGAACACCATACCGAGATTTTGGTTCAAACAAATTACTTCCACAAGCTACAAACTCTATGGGCTTGCCAGCCTCAAAACATATTGGATGCACATGGTGAAGCCTTGGAGCACGCCCCTTTACATTGACTTTCATCACAGACGTTCCATCTAATCCTATCAAAAAGATACAAAAAAGATTCATTCAAACTACATCCTCTCTTTATTCCTCACTTTTGAATGATGATCACACTATGTCTAACAAACTTAGGAATCCAAAACTGGAAAAGAAAGAACACATAATGCATGCGAGTAAAAGAGAACCGCATATGATGAAACTTATTGAAACAACTTCAGGATATCTCCATTCTTAAAGATGCTGCACTAAAACAAGTTAGTATTTAAACAGATTAATATTATACGAAACTCTATACTGCTAAAATCCAGAAGAACTTATCCTTATTTTCATATACTTATAAATATGGTTTAAGAAACCCAACCTATCTGGTTGAACCAAAGAGTGTCTAGAAAAAGAAGATATCAATGAAACAACCAAAACGAGTAAATGAACAAATCCCCATCAATTAGTATGGAAACTAATCTACTAATGTGTCtgtcaacaaaaaaataattcttCAACGAACAGCCACACAGTATATCCTTCTCAAAGCAGGATCAGAGACAAAAATACATCAAGAGTATGCACCAAAATATAGAAGCCATGTCGACGAAATAAAGCTCGCATAAGGCATATACATAAGTAGAGCATCGTCTATTGAGCTTACCTTTCATAACACGAAAAACCATGTTGTTTAAATGAACAATAATAAAGCCTTTCCCAGACAGCATCATTCCAGGTGCAACGAAGTCTCGAACATATGATATAGGATCTTCAAATAACTGGTTGTTGCAACAAAAAACCAACATAAATTTCCTAAGAATCAAAAGAGCATTGAAGAATCATAAAGTCAACAAAAATAACAGTAGTTATATTGTTGAAGGCAATAAACTATTTGCCAGTCAGTGATCTTATTGGATGGATCCTTTGGTGGAATGCTCTTCATTTTGACCAAAGAATCCATCCATTTATAACAACCAAGATAAGTGCTAAAAGTATACTATGTACTTGGTAATTCTGTTTCATAATTAACCCAACAAGACTATCTCTCACGTTCTGCTTTTCAATATCAGATATATGTTCATCAGTTCTACATCCTATCATTCAGACTAATGCATCACTGAATGGTGCAAGAGCCATGCAAAGCCAATGGCTACTTAGGTCATGCACTAAAGTACATGAATTTTGGGTTCGATAGGTCTCTCAACCTAGAAACTCAGTTTTTCAGGTTCTGCTTCAAATACTATCCCTGTTTTTAGTTTCTAGATGATATGAATTATGTTGCTCCCTTGGTGCATGTGTTTTTGATCCATCACCAAATCAAACCCTCACTTAAACTACATTGGCACAACGTATTTTGATTTGATCAACTACTAAGCCGTTTCTTTTGACAACTATTGATTTCATTCAACTTGAAAGAAACGATGGAAATTAAAATGAAAGACTAACAGCAAAATATCAGGACAGAGAATCTGTGGGAATCACTTAAAGACAACCCTTAGTAACGCTTACACATAGACAATTGTGTATGTCAGCCTGGGTGAGCATATTGTGTGACACACATACTACAGCAGCTTTACACGTATAACAGCTAGTGCCTTCCTAGTGACTGTGTCCACAGGAGTAAATTACCAAAGGGATCAAGTTCCACCCTTGAATACCAGCAATTTCTCCAATGCTTTAGGCTATGTCATTCACTTCAGAATTGGATCAATCATAAGTAGATCAATTGGTTAACCTTGATTGCAGGAAGTGAACCAGCCAGTCGATGcaatgcatacatgatacaaCTAAATAAATTCCTATCAAAAGATGGTTTCAAGCCTGTGTATATTGCagagacaaaaataaacaaaatagcAGTGCACCAAAGACGAGGTTGTGTCAATCCAAATAAAGATGAAAGGTTGATGAATGTACTCAGCTAGAAATCATTGATGGCAACGTCTTTTGTCAACAGCATTACCTTAACCCACATATAGTTTGGCATTGCTACAAACACTGTCAAAATTGTACAACCAGGACGAATATATCCTTCCAACTCAACAGGCATATTGGCCAGCCACTGGAATATCTGTAAATTCAACCAGCCATGTGTCAATCAATTCTAAAATCTCTAACAATAAAAGGCTTTATTATCTTTGAAAGACTAAACTGTAACAATAATTCTTTAAAATACTTGATGCCGTAGCCTTCTAGGGAATTCTGCTGGATTCCAATCATAAAGCTTGAATGAGATCCGACCTGTTGGGCACTACACACATTAAAAGTCAGTACACGTCAATTATAGCTTCTTGCACAATTATAACTTGTTGCACaaacaaaaaactgaaaagctatCCAATAAGCAGAAAAATTGGTCGTAACCCACCATAGATGAGTAAGCACTCTTAGTGTCATAATTTGAAGGGGAATGTGAGAACTTGGAATCATCTTTCCCTCCATCCATTTGGGCTTCACCAGAAACTACAGCAGACACACCACTATCACTATTCTTATGTTCCAGATTAGGGGTTGAGTGAAGGGAATACATGTGTCCATCTTCCGATTCGAAAAATGTCTCTTTCTCAGTAGCTTGGCTATTCATGCATGAAGTATCTGCATTAAAACAATTACATACACGAGAACATAAGAGTAACATTACTGCTCCTTCAAAGTAGACAATT is from Tripterygium wilfordii isolate XIE 37 chromosome 14, ASM1340144v1, whole genome shotgun sequence and encodes:
- the LOC120015026 gene encoding sugar transporter ERD6-like 16 encodes the protein MAGGQHKDIENGEINGLEDLEKPLVVQKKVVAYEDEDDEADNGDGGSMAMVLLSTFVAVCGSFEFGSCVGYSAPTQSAIREDLKLSLAEYSMFGSVLTIGGMFGAITSGRIADFLGRKGAMRMSAVFCIIGWLAVYFSKGAYSLDVGRVFTGYGIGVFSYVVPIFIAEIAPKNLRGGLTTLNQLLIVTGSSVAFLVGSVISWRSLALAGLVPCIFLLVGLCFIPESPRWLAKVGRDKEFQPALRRLRGKDADIAHEAAIIQVYIKNLETLPKSKLLDLFQSNYIHSVIIGVALMIFQQFGGINGIGFYASQTFESAGLSSAKIGTIAYACVQVPITVVGAILMDKSGRRPLIMVSATGTFFGCFFTEFSFFLKVCLSELL
- the LOC120014998 gene encoding squamosa promoter-binding-like protein 7, with product MEPPTSQLPQGLRDPELHQMEINPSVVDDPSVLWDWNDLLDFNVDDQLAITFDALENPAMPPQIPVENPVQDRVRKRDPRLICPNFLAGRVPCACPEIDAMLQEEEEEKGTTGKKRARMTRTEPNVARCQVPGCEADISELKGYHRRHRVCLRCANATCVSLDGQSKRYCQQCGKFHLLSDFDEGKRSCRRKLERHNNRRRRKPCESRFDKQLHGEMQTDDVEGDGEPEKDTSCMNSQATEKETFFESEDGHMYSLHSTPNLEHKNSDSGVSAVVSGEAQMDGGKDDSKFSHSPSNYDTKSAYSSMCPTGRISFKLYDWNPAEFPRRLRHQIFQWLANMPVELEGYIRPGCTILTVFVAMPNYMWVKLFEDPISYVRDFVAPGMMLSGKGFIIVHLNNMVFRVMKGLDGTSVMKVNVKGRAPRLHHVHPICFEAGKPIEFVACGSNLFEPKSRFLVSFAGNYLPNDYSVASPHGQSEGDKPCHFGHQLCKIHIRLTEPNHFGPAFIEVENESGLSNFIPLLIGDKETCLELKTIEQRFDESFFSERSHCSSGVSVWDNCEVSAERQNTFSEIVLDIAWLLKEPASEYLQQSTTSQIQRLNRLLDFLICNESTIILAKVLQNLKIAVNDRKISGSFNGTIGADMMLLQKHMDYASDLLCQNICGSDGLVLRSEQAVTKLDCISGSCLQSDSVSIVPTTNQDLEVQSTCNLGVTTKSSSTNKNEEALPFLTRDVMSMKLKKKWLSRSYSGVFRSPVLGSRSAIFIIATAAVCCGLCAVIFHPEKVSRFAVSIRRCLFENI